A genomic window from Yarrowia lipolytica chromosome 1D, complete sequence includes:
- a CDS encoding uncharacterized protein (Compare to YALI0D02024g, some similarities with uniprot|P07267 Saccharomyces cerevisiae YPL154c PEP4 aspartyl protease), with product MKLTTTTLLALSSLASAFRPFSGHDEIAKAARENVPSLGEPQAAILPKSPFKKAASSPLQNKASSGGTSVATSSVDCKRFVPIEQDGGDVSYYVNTQLGSSQAEYRMVLDTGSYYMWVYSENCTSTACMKRNRFGVDNSTTIKPTDHTYSISYTSGDIDGDIVVDNMTLGATTSRTQFGTANQADPSFASFAIDGIMGLSAVDKSESNFPSLISVLKDQGQIDQRVFGVSLGRTADNTDGALVLGDYDHAAVDGDISWADVQSGTALWKVSVDGAYVGGNQVDFGASRNAIVDTGTTLLVMPPEDAMKFHGYIPNSQTDGKNYAIPCDSTVSIEIEVAGTKWAISPKDYIGFKYTDGSGLCASNVQGLKTGNDGQQWILGAVFMKNVYTVFDMDKKRVGFANKKETDVNSKCNDFVKQYQSDHKEAAKGASSSESSSASSTSESSSSTSESTSATSTESASSAESSSATSTEFSSSSESSSASSSETSSKASSTSSSESSSSESSSKASTTSESSSKSSESSASSPSSTEAIPSASGLIANGGSYNTTLSSSVASGGSGSSSRGSTEASSTSDASSASSSDASSPASAESAAASAAPTPSANKNGGASLLVSLPLALLPFILHCM from the coding sequence ATGAAACTCACCACAACCACTTTGCTGGCACTATCGAGCCTGGCAAGCGCATTCAGACCGTTTTCGGGCCACGATGAAATCGCTAAAGCTGCTAGAGAAAACGTGCCCTCCCTTGGAGAACCACAAGCAGCCATTCTTCCGAAATCTCccttcaagaaggccgcCTCCTCTCCCCTCCAAAACAAAGCCTCTTCAGGAGGCACTTCAGTAGCTACATCGTCAGTGGACTGCAAACGGTTCGTCCCCATCGAACAGGACGGTGGTGACGTGTCCTATTACGTCAACACCCAGCTGGGCTCTTCCCAGGCAGAGTACAGAATGGTGCTCGATACTGGCTCATATTACATGTGGGTGTACAGCGAAAATTGCACCAGTACAGCCTGCATGAAGCGAAACCGCTTTGGTGTTgacaactccaccaccatcaagcCCACAGACCATACCTACTCCATTTCCTACACCAGCGGTGACATTGATGGCGACATTGTGGTGGACAACATGACCCTGGGAGCCACCACGTCCCGCACGCAGTTTGGAACAGCCAACCAGGCTGACCCCAGCTTCGCCAGCTTTGCCATTGACGGCATTATGGGCCTTTCGGCTGTCGACAAGAGCGAATCCAACTTCCCATCCCTCATTTCCGTCCTCAAGGACCAGGGCCAGATCGATCAGCGGGTCTTTGGTGTGTCTCTGGGACGAACTGCTGACAATACCGACGGAGCGCTTGTTCTGGGCGACTACGATCACGCTGCTGTCGACGGAGACATTTCCTGGGCAGATGTGCAGTCTGGAACAGCTCTCTGGAAGGTCTCTGTAGATGGAGCGTATGTAGGAGGTAATCAGGTTGATTTCGGCGCCTCACGAAACGCCATTGTCGACACTGGAACCACTCTGCTCGTCATGCCCCCCGAGGACGCTATGAAGTTCCATGGATACATTCCTAACTCGCAGACTGATGGCAAGAATTACGCTATCCCCTGTGATTCGACCGTTTCCATCGAGATTGAGGTTGCCGGAACCAAATGGGCCATCTCGCCCAAGGATTACATTGGTTTCAAGTATACAGACGGCTCCGGACTGTGTGCTTCCAATGTTCAGGGTCTCAAGACTGGCAACGATGGCCAGCAGTGGATCCTGGGCGCTGTATTCATGAAGAACGTGTACACGGTCTTTGATATGGACAAGAAGCGAGTTGGGTTCGCCAATAAAAAGGAGACCGATGTGAACTCCAAGTGCAACGACTTTGTCAAGCAGTACCAGAGTGACCAtaaggaggctgccaagggGGCTAGCAGTAGCGAGTCATCTAGTGCCTCGTCCACTTCCGAGTCTTCTAGTTCCACTTCCGAGTCTACTTCAGCTACCTCCACAGAATCTGCTTCTTCGGCCGAGTCCTCTTCAGCCACTTCCACCGAattctcctcttcttctgagtcttcttctgcttccaGCTCTgaaacctcctccaaggCTTCCAGCACTAGCTCTTCCGAGTCTAGCTCTTCTGAGAGCAGCTCCAAGGCTTCTACCACATCTGAGTCGAGTTCCAAGTCTTCGGAAAGCtccgcttcttctccctctAGCACAGAAGCCATTCCTTCTGCCTCGGGCCTCATCGCCAACGGTGGCTCTTACAACACTACCCTCAGCAGTAGTGTTGCTTCTGGGGGTTCGGGAAGCTCTTCTAGAGGTTCGACCGAGGCTTCTTCTACCTCAGATGCTTCTTCGGCATCGTCATCTGATGCCTCTTCCCCTGCTTCTGCAGAgtcagctgctgcttcagCTGCTCCTACACCTTCCGCTAACAAAAATGGCGGCGCTTCGCTGCTGGTCAGCCTTCCCCTGGCCCTCCTCCCCTTCATCCTTCATTGCATGTAA
- a CDS encoding uncharacterized protein (Compare to YALI0D01958g, no similarity) — protein sequence MHQLNSGDCRYGEEEQAECEFFFIVGDRELKWTTWSLLVSGYISIGPNMRHLYTSRDVTCVECVCGVWEQTAILKRYQQIHNTRTTTRTVGRPPIMGYFSSIFYGTSKLGHFSTPFSPQRHVSKHLSIFHLLNDSALLACCSYSLGPGSGFVQLLPVQVQLMSVNCEYLYSCCTLGAVQSVSHIQQSHSTVLWLNCLIQRLLANSDSMYSSIRV from the coding sequence ATGCATCAGCTAAACTCAGGGGACTGCCGGTATGGGGAGGAAGAACAGGCGGAGTGcgagtttttttttattgtgGGCGACAGAGAGCTGAAATGGACGACTTGGTCGTTACTGGTTTCTGGTTATATTTCAATTGGGCCCAATATGAGACATTTGTATACTTCACGTGATGTCACCTGTGttgagtgtgtgtgtggagtGTGGGAGCAGACTGCCATTCTGAAAAGGTACCAACAAATACACAATACACGTAcaactactcgtacagtaggCAGACCACCAATTATGGGATACTTTTCATCTATTTTTTACGGGACTTCAAAATTGGGACATTTTTCGACGCCATTCTCACCTCAACGACACGTTTCCAAACACTTGTCTATCTTTCATTTGTTGAATGACTCTGCATTATTAGCATGTTGCTCGTATTCGTTAGGTCCTGGGAGTGGTTTTGTTCAGCTtctaccagtacaagtacaattaATGTCGGTAAATTGCGAGTATTTGTACTCATGTTGTACCTTAGGAGCCGTCCAATCTGTCTCACATATTCAACAGTCTCACTCAACGGTTTTGTGGCTCAATTGTCTCATTCAACGGCTTCTGGCTAACTCTgatagtatgtacagttcTATCAGGGTGTAA
- a CDS encoding uncharacterized protein (Compare to YALI0D01936g, similar to Saccharomyces cerevisiae EOS1 (YNL080C); ancestral locus Anc_2.214, weakly similar to uniprot|P53938 Saccharomyces cerevisiae YNL080c hypothetical protein), which yields MFRRKPNTPSPEVSRTSSSSNLASHNSHHPPLKILGLKFVNARLHFLLAVSRGLSVLPPFLGLYRCLLDAWKHRMGDEDSAISSTRSSESIMAGIWCIVAGYLAYAVLDGLMIRWIVTYSTPAAIVRMLSAATLNIVMVHAVHSLISSEQAYQLHIWILISCVLTLAYIIQNFVTSNLALEKKARSVDLIQIAVFAVVPVGMASFLTMLGLIRCLTIVQWDIEAAGI from the coding sequence ATGTTCCGACGAAAACCAAATACACCGTCCCCGGAGGTCTCCCGCacatcctcgtcgtccaacCTGGCGTCGCACAACTCGCACCACCCGCCACTCAAAATTCTCGGACTCAAGTTCGTCAATGCTCGTCTCCACTTCCTGCTGGCAGTGTCACGTGGACTCTCGGTGCTGCCGCCCTTTCTAGGTCTCTACAGGTGTCTGCTGGACGCGTGGAAACATAGAATGGGCGACGAGGACAGCGCCATCTCGTCAACCCGGTCGTCAGAAAGTATCATGGCCGGTATTTGGTGCATTGTGGCAGGCTACCTGGCCTACGCTGTGCTCGACGGACTCATGATCCGCTGGATCGTCACATACTCCACCCCAGCAGCAATTGTGCGGATGCTCAGTGCAGCTACCCTCAACATTGTCATGGTGCATGCGGTCCATTCGCTCATCTCGTCAGAACAAGCGTACCAGCTTCACATTTGGATTCTCATTTCATGCGTGCTCACGCTGGCGTACATCATCCAGAACTTTGTCACGTCCAACCTGGCGCTGGAAAAGAAGGCTCGTTCGGTCGATCTCATCCAGATTGCAGTGTTTGCCGTGGTGCCTGTGGGAATGGCATCCTTTCTCACCATGCTCGGACTCATAAGATGCCTCACGATTGTCCAGTGGGACATCGAGGCCGCGGGTATTTGA
- a CDS encoding uncharacterized protein (Compare to YALI0D01914g, similar to Saccharomyces cerevisiae RMD8 (YFR048W); ancestral locus Anc_3.568, similar to uniprot|P43620 Saccharomyces cerevisiae YFR048w), with amino-acid sequence METLLLFFPNSTSTSTMSNQTQMSKRSPSILVTDVRTNPVRPAPFAGGRRQSFSKRPKSKGNKFSNISVSGLLDGAPAKRLQHDYQSTVQKARGIPQRTSKQSQKLVLIPDESPSYDDDDEDAYGVPIPGKLKGHELFDLNTDADAYDEANAKVYVTDVPRRSIAERMSKDARDAKLPRVTAYCTAEGYRLKATAEFLQENHEIRPRIYDEALFAPYYLPLLPGEDGCRVRSSPPLRNAVGESLMETLIETSENTDHHFEYYGADGEEPTDFSPKDAPIPLKEESTSPESLSEPQPGSSNDTHKSDAPPPTTKRLPTLPDLKRHAELFIFSYGVAVFWNFTEAQEKEILADLVFASEERKEEGSGSVDEDYEEEFSHNTTGQDWGKLGSRSYRHAERHEIETEEFHFVYSPQAERPRIFNDMITLRSGDHMVKLAMSHAIAQSTKLCRFEARMDTNMHNVKHVPKVLALTGKLGMQREDVLKMSGKLFQLRVDVNLSSNVLDTPDFFWEAEPSLHPLYSAVREYLEIDQRILVINERCKVFLDFIDIIADSIAEFNMSRITWIIIILIVLSLIVSGFEIAFRYSMLRRRH; translated from the coding sequence ATGGAAACTCTACTTTTATTCTTTCCAAACAgtaccagcaccagcaccatgTCCAACCAGACTCAAATGAGCAAACGGTCACCGTCGATTCTGGTGACCGATGTGCGGACTAACCCCGTGCGGCCGGCGCCGTTTGCAGGCGGCCGGCGCCAGTCCTTCTCGAAACGGCCCAAATCGAAAGGAAACAAGTTCAGCAACATTAGTGTGTCTGGACTGTTGGACGGAGCTCCAGCAAAGCGACTGCAACACGACTACCAGAGCACGGTGCAAAAGGCGCGAGGCATCCCACAGCGAACGTCGAAACAGTCGCAAAAACTGGTTTTGATCCCAGACGAGTCGCCGTCctacgacgacgatgatgaagaCGCTTACGGAGTGCCCATCCCCGGAAAGCTGAAGGGACACGAGCTGTTCGACCTCAACACAGACGCAGATGCTTACGACGAGGCCAACGCCAAGGTGTATGTCACAGATGTGCCCAGACGAAGTATAGCCGAGCGAATGAGCAAAGATGCGCGAGATGCAAAGCTCCCACGAGTCACAGCCTACTGCACTGCCGAAGGGTATAGACTCAAAGCCACGGCCGAGTTTCTGCAGGAAAATCATGAAATTCGACCGCGAATCTACGACGAAGCGCTATTTGCGCCCTACTacctgcctcttctgcctggagaagacggtTGCCGGGTCAGAAGCTCCCCCCCTTTAAGAAACGCAGTGGGAGAGTCTCTTATGGAGACCCTGATTGAGACGTCGGAGAACACAGACCATCATTTTGAGTATTACGGAGCCGACGGAGAGGAGCCGACGGACTTTTCACCTAAAGATGCCCCCATACCCCTGAAAGAAGAGTCCACTTCTCCGGAGTCCTTGTCTGAACCTCAACCTGGAAGTTCAAACGATACACATAAATCAGACgctccaccacccactACGAAACGTCTACCCACTCTCCCGGACCTCAAGCGACACGCAGAACTGTTCATCTTTTCGTACGGAGTGGCAGTGTTCTGGAACTTCACCGAAGCGCAGGAAAAGGAGATTCTGGCCGACCTCGTGTTTGCCTCGGAGGAGAGAAAGGAAGAAGGTTCAGGCAGCGTCGACGAGGACTACGAGGAGGAATTCTCACACAATACCACCGGTCAGGACTGGGGCAAACTGGGCTCTCGATCTTACCGACACGCCGAACGACACGAAATCGAAACCGAAGAGTTCCACTTTGTGTACTCTCCACAGGCAGAGCGGCCGCGAATCTTCAACGACATGATCACCTTGAGGTCAGGAGACCATATGGTGAAACTGGCCATGTCCCACGCCATTGCCCAGTCCACAAAGCTGTGCAGATTCGAGGCACGTATGGACACCAACATGCATAACGTCAAGCATGTTCCGAAGGTGCTGGCTTTGACTGGTAAGCTGGGAATGCAGAGAGAAGACGTGTTGAAGATGAGCGGTAAATTGTTCCAACTCAGAGTTGATGTCAACTTGTCTTCAAACGTCCTGGATACTCCTGACTTCTTCTGGGAAGCCGAACCGTCTCTACATCCTCTGTATTCTGCCGTGAGAGAGTACCTGGAGATCGATCAGCGGATTCTCGTGATTAACGAGCGATGCAAGGTCTTTTTGGACTTTATCGATATCATTGCTGACTCCATTGCGGAGTTCAACATGTCGAGAATCACGTGGATCATTATTATTCTCATTGTCTTGTCATTGATTGTATCTGGATTTGAGATTGCTTTCAGATATAGcatgttgaggaggagacactAG
- a CDS encoding uncharacterized protein (Compare to YALI0D02002g, similar to Saccharomyces cerevisiae APJ1 (YNL077W); ancestral locus Anc_2.218, similar to uniprot|Q873F3 Neurospora crasa B10C3. 080 Related to HLJ1 protein or dnaJ family), translated as MSEKRSFTPAQKAAVDRVRKCRTYDYYAILDIESTCTDGEVKRAYRKLALIMHPDKNSAPGADEAFKLVSKAFQILSDPQKKRIFDQTGSDPDSRGGGGGGFSSGFSRAASGGGGGGGGYYRQEMTPDDLFNMFFSGQGGGFGGGGGFGGFDFGPGVRVHTFGGGGSPFDAFMGGPRAAQQRAGAQGQQRRRQGAGMQGEENWNTQVLFPTIVLILTLFVILLGDSFSSLADQSPHFEFTPAHPYTHKMQTPKYKVDYYVRKKDVINGLSKSKQHQLDSTVENNYVYDLKNRCNREYAYKQQKIQDSQGWFFTDEKELEEAQNMKLPYCDKLKDLQSNLL; from the coding sequence ATGAGCGAAAAACGCTCGTTTACGCCGGCGCAAAAGGCGGCCGTGGACCGGGTGCGCAAGTGCCGGACCTACGACTACTACGCCATTCTGGACATTGAATCCACGTGTACGGACGGCGAGGTCAAGAGAGCGTACCGCAAGCTGGCTCTGATTATGCATCCTGACAAGAACTCGGCTCCGGGCGCCGACGAGGCCTTCAAGCTGGTTTCCAAGGCGTTCCAGATCCTGTCGGACCCCCAAAAGAAGCGAATTTTCGATCAGACCGGCTCGGATCCAGATTCTCGAGGCGGTGGAGGCGGGGGATTCAGCTCGGGATTCAGCAGAGCAGCCTcgggaggtggaggaggcggaGGCGGATATTACCGACAGGAAATGACGCCGGACGATCTGTTCAACATGTTTTTTTCGGGCCAGGGAGGCGGGTTTGGAGGCGGTGGCGGGTTTGGCGGGTTCGATTTCGGCCCGGGAGTGCGAGTTCACACGTTTGGAGGCGGAGGTTCGCCGTTCGATGCGTTCATGGGAGGTCCGCGAGCTGCGCAACAGAGAGCAGGTGCCCAAGGACAACAAAGACGACGCCAGGGAGCAGGCATGCAAGGAGAGGAGAACTGGAACACACAGGTACTGTTTCCGACCATTGTGCTCATTCTGACGTTGTTTGTAATTCTTCTGGGCGACTCGTTCAGCTCGCTGGCAGACCAGTCGCCACACTTTGAATTCACACCAGCCCATCCctacacacacaagatGCAGACCCCCAAGTACAAGGTCGACTACTACGTGCGCAAGAAGGACGTGATCAATGGTCTCAGCAAGAGCAAGCAGCACCAGCTGGACAGCACGGTGGAGAATAATTATGTCTACGACCTGAAGAACCGGTGCAACAGAGAGTATGcctacaagcagcagaagattCAGGACTCTCAGGGTTGGTTCTTTACCGATGaaaaggagctggaggaggcccagAACATGAAGTTGCCCTATTGTGATAAGTTGAAGGATTTGCAGAGTAATCTGTTGTAA
- a CDS encoding uncharacterized protein (Compare to YALI0D01892g, similar to uniprot|P53064 Saccharomyces cerevisiae YGL244w RTF1 regulates DNA binding properties of TBP, similar to Saccharomyces cerevisiae RTF1 (YGL244W); ancestral locus Anc_3.567), whose amino-acid sequence MSDLDDDLLALAGGVDSSDEGDLTSKAEPSKRRRIDEDSEDGDKGDDDDGGDDGDDDHQDDDEDDYEAKGVDHDDDDDDDESEDEFVPYPLEGKYKDEADRQKLLNMTEMERESLLFDRSQEMQKYQEKKYLTQRLKQRKRDTERNSERSSKREKLSELKKRREKRARKQDDYDDDEEDEGEEEEDDFDDGYEPEDHVVDEKEVVKTLDVRLLNSVRFSRSQLAKFCFYPEFEQVVVGSYIRIPIAVSRTEQRNRVCLVKEVVPLKHKTYSLEGTTVNFSLKVAFGADEANFEMRYCSDSPFTEEDFVKWKKACEEGGVSLPSVQRLERKHKELKELATRPLTSQEIDDMVRRRSKLSAGRGANAVIERAVLENRRQIAEDQGNEDEMAKIDEQLAELEALNTSKPISSQKDKFAEVNARNRKANQESIRKAELMDLEARRKAAMSNSGVNADPFSRLKTTVKIFHQSAEEIRQKEMEKAEGIAEEEAKKVCLKTHSIDSRIATIEIDIDLSKL is encoded by the coding sequence ATGTCCGATCTCGACGACGATCTTCTTGCGCTTGCTGGCGGCGTGGACTCCTCTGACGAGGGCGATCTAACATCCAAGGCCGAGCCTTCCAAACGTCGACGTATTGATGAGGACAGTGAAGATGGCGACAAGggagatgatgacgatggaggtgatgatggtgatgacgaCCATcaggacgacgacgaggatgacTATGAAGCCAAGGGCGTTGACcacgacgacgacgacgacgacgatgagtCCGAAGACGAGTTCGTGCCTTACCCCTTGGAGGGTAAATACAAGGACGAAGCCGATCGgcagaagctgctcaacatgACTGAAATGGAGCGAGAGTCTCTGCTGTTCGACCGATCGCAGGAGATGCAAAAGTACCAGGAGAAAAAGTACCTGACTCAGCGTCTTAAGCAGCGAAAGCGGGACACCGAGCGCAACTCTGAGCGATCTTCCAAGAGAGAAAAGCTGAGTGAATTGAAAAAGCGACGAGAGAAGCGAGCCCGAAAACAGGATGAttacgacgacgacgaggaagacgaaggagaggaggaggaagacgatTTTGACGACGGCTACGAACCGGAGGATCATGTGGTGGACGAAaaggaggtggtcaagaCACTTGACGTACGACTACTCAATTCAGTCCGGTTCTCGCGATCCCAGCTCGCCAAGTTTTGTTTCTATCCTGAATTCGAGCAGGTTGTGGTCGGTTCTTACATTCGAATTCCAATTGCCGTCAGCAGAACGGAACAGCGAAACCGAGTGTGTCTCGTGAAGGAGGTTGTCCCCCTCAAACACAAGACGTATTCCCTGGAGGGCACTACAGTCAACTTTTCGCTCAAGGTGGCGTTTGGAGCCGACGAAGCCAACTTTGAGATGCGATACTGCTCTGACAGCCCCTTCACTGAGGAGGACTTTGTCAAGTGGAAAAAGGCGTGTGAGGAGGGAGGCGTTTCCCTGCCCAGTGTCCAGCGCCTGGAACGGAAAcacaaggagctcaaggagctggccaCGCGACCTCTCACATCGCAGGAGATTGACGACATGGTCCGCCGACGGTCCAAGCTGTCTGCGGGTCGGGGAGCCAACGCTGTGATTGAGCGGGCAGTGCTGGAAAACAGACGCCAGATTGCCGAGGACCAAGGAAATGAGGACGAAATGGCCAAGATTGATGAACAGCtggccgagctggaggcaCTGAACACGTCCAAGCCCATCTCGTCGCAGAAAGACAAGTTTGCCGAGGTCAATGCTCGAAACAGAAAGGCCAACCAGGAGAGCATTCGAAAGGCTGAGTTGATGGATCTGGAGGCGCGACGAAAGGCTGCCATGAGCAACTCTGGTGTCAATGCCGATCCTTTTTCGCGTCTCAAGACGACCGTCAAGATCTTCCATCAGTCGGCTGAGGAGATTAgacagaaggagatggagaaggcgGAGGGGAtcgccgaggaggagg
- a CDS encoding uncharacterized protein (Compare to YALI0D02046g, similar to Saccharomyces cerevisiae YDR352W; ancestral locus Anc_5.408, weakly similar to uniprot|Q06328 Saccharomyces cerevisiae YDR352w): MREEALKLISQGLTQLCIVIWVVALAYQCYANFRNKRVDGFSFGFLLCWIGGDTFALWGALLTHQLPFQIFLATYYCGIDAILLSQYFYYETLGYGAHKMESTGPEVTEIEVLDGYTNTPIELERKGKAPIEIRTKKATPGGLSVTPSPNYYSISASSSSVPKFIPGSVTKAFLAASFGASRAAAAPIVMKGVKTVVDNTDAHMSTAAIPLLSALTLGIFVSYTSSLLYTVSRIPQVYKNYKRQSTENMGLAMFIAACCGNATYSMSIFAIGLTLEESVRRAFFIKEAPFVGAASITVLFDFVIFWQRWKYGEGRKAETLPLLA; this comes from the coding sequence ATGCGCGAAGAAGCTCTCAAACTCATCTCCCAGGGACTCACCCAGCTGTGTATAGTCATCTGGGTGGTGGCTCTGGCATACCAGTGCTACGCCAACTTCCGAAACAAAAGAGTGGACGGATTTTCGTTTGGATTCCTTCTCTGCTGGATTGGAGGAGACACGTTTGCATTGTGGGGTGCTCTGCTGACCCACCAGCTGCCGTTCCAAATCTTTCTCGCCACATACTACTGCGGCATTGACGCGATTCTCCTCTCGCAGTACTTTTACTACGAGACTCTGGGCTATGGAGCTCACAAAATGGAGAGCACGGGCCCCGAAGTGACCGAAATCGAGGTCCTGGACGGCTACACAAACACTCCTATCGAGTTGGAGCGCAAGGGCAAAGCTCCTATCGAAATCCGAACCAAGAAAGCCACACCTGGCGGTCTTTCGGTCACACCCTCCCCAAACTACTACAGCATTtcggcctcgtcctcgtccgTGCCCAAGTTCATTCCCGGAAGCGTCACCAAGGCGTTTCTGGCAGCCTCCTTTGGAGCCTCTAGAGCCGCAGCTGCTCCCATTGTCATGAAGGGGGTTAAGACGGTTGTAGACAACACAGATGCCCACATGTCCACGGCAGCCATTCCTCTCCTCTCAGCTCTCACTCTCGGCATCTTTGTGTCCTACACATcctctcttctctacaCAGTGTCGCGAATCCCCCAGGTGTACAAGAACTACAAGCGGCAGAGCACTGAGAACATGGGTCTGGCCATGTTCATTGCTGCCTGCTGTGGAAACGCCACCTACTCTATGTCCATCTTTGCCATTGGATTgacgctggaggagtcagTGAGACGggccttcttcatcaaAGAAGCTCCGTTTGTCGGAGCTGCCAGCATAACTGTGCTGTTCGACTTTGTCATTTTCTGGCAGCGATGGAAGTATGGAGAGGGAAGAAAGGCGGAGACGCTGCCGCTATTGGCCTAG
- a CDS encoding uncharacterized protein (Compare to YALI0D01980g, similar to uniprot|P40579 Saccharomyces cerevisiae YIR035c similarity to human corticosteroid 11-beta- dehydrogenase) — translation MPAIILTGASRGIGLAIAKILLSKNQKVLGVSRSEGPLKELKEAHPGQFDYVCGDITSGTTSDKAIEAAKKLGNGISGIVLNAGILEPVAKVADANIADWRNIYEVNVFAVVDLVSKAVPELRKTHGKCVFVSSGASTGNYVGWAAYGSTKAALNHFAASLAVEEPEIFSVSIAPGVVDTNMQVNIREKHSGGMDPAVHQSFVDRHSNKELLAPETPGTVIANLAIEGGSKDIDGKYLRWNDDVLAKYQ, via the coding sequence ATGCCCGCTATCATTCTGACTGGAGCCTCGCGAGGAATTGGACTCGCCATTGCCAagatcctcctctccaagaACCAAAAAGTGCTGGGAGTGTCTCGATCCGAGGGAcctctcaaggagctcaaggaggcccaCCCTGGCCAGTTTGACTACGTCTGCGGCGACATCACCTCCGGGACCACCTCcgacaaggccattgaggccgccaagaagcttGGCAACGGCATTTCCGGTATTGTTCTCAACGCAGGCATCCTCGAGCCTGTGGCCAAGGTTGCTGACGCTAACATTGCTGACTGGCGCAACATTTACGAGGTCAACGTCTTTGCCGTGGTTGATCTAGTGAGCAAGGCTGTTCCCGAGCTGCGAAAGACCCACGGCAAGTGCGTCTTTGTCTCGTCTGGTGCTTCTACCGGCAACTACGTGGGCTGGGCCGCCTACGGTTCCAccaaggctgctctcaaCCACTTTGCCGCCTCTCTGGCCGTCGAGGAGCCCGAAATCTTCTCTGTCTCCATCGCTCCCGGTGTCGTCGACACCAACATGCAGGTCAACATCCGAGAGAAGCACTCTGGTGGCATGGACCCTGCTGTTCACCAGTCGTTTGTGGACCGAcactccaacaaggagctcctCGCTCCCGAGACTCCCGGAACCGTCATTGCCAACCTGGCCATCGAGGGTGGCTCCAAGGACATTGACGGCAAGTACCTCCGATGGAACGATGATGTGTTGGCGAAGTATCAGTAA